One Symphalangus syndactylus isolate Jambi chromosome 10, NHGRI_mSymSyn1-v2.1_pri, whole genome shotgun sequence genomic region harbors:
- the LOC129492023 gene encoding ribosomal biogenesis factor-like: protein MAKNKSTGRKSRNVFRIASQKRFKAKDRAKPITANLKKIPQQRHESKPVNVDEATKLMA from the exons ATGGCCAAGAATAAATCAACAGGGCGGAAATCCAGGAACGTATTTCGCATAGCTAGCCAAAAACGCTTTAAGGCTAAAGACAGAGCAAAACCAATTACCGCTAATCTTAAGAA GATTCCTCAGCAACGTCATGAAAGCAAACCAGTTAATGTTGATGAAGCTACAAAATTAATGGCTTAG